One genomic window of Desulfuromonas sp. AOP6 includes the following:
- a CDS encoding GSU3473 family protein, with product MMIRILYSDGRYDMVIVSQLDRLIAAHRISGFRRATGWVFIGRDPIRKNSKKFHLGPERRHPSGRMSHPEQKKTADFAALSSQENRQNRYQENDDG from the coding sequence ATGATGATTCGCATTCTCTACTCCGATGGAAGATACGACATGGTGATTGTCTCACAACTCGACCGTCTTATCGCCGCGCACCGCATTTCCGGGTTTCGCCGCGCCACCGGTTGGGTTTTCATAGGCCGGGATCCGATCCGGAAAAATTCTAAAAAATTTCACCTGGGCCCGGAAAGAAGGCATCCATCGGGCCGGATGTCTCATCCCGAACAAAAGAAGACGGCAGACTTTGCGGCCCTTTCATCACAAGAAAACCGGCAGAACCGTTATCAGGAAAACGACGACGGCTGA
- a CDS encoding efflux RND transporter periplasmic adaptor subunit, giving the protein MKTKSLILTSLMVGALAFAAATWGPIPTPALAQTVPDHDSHEDADHSEQEKDGHADEGHESLQGDNDSHDEPGGEDEHGEEVVRLSADELNEFGIKLSTAAAGPLDQYAELPGEIVLNADHLAHVVPRISGIVREVRKSLGDLVKAGEVLAVIDSRDLAEAKSAYLAASARRNLAQAKFDREERLWQKKVTSEQEYLDARQGLAEARIEMNSAEQQLHVLGFSDTYIKELPRHQDITYTRYEIQAPFAGTIIEKHLTLGESVNEDADIFTIADLSSVWVDINVYQKDLAQIRKGQNVVIEIGHGISEATGKISWVGPLVGEATRTAKARVVLANPDGTLRPGLFVTAQVAVADTPVGIVIPKSALQTFEGRTVVFVQDEDGLEPKPVQTGRENASHVEIVEGLKSGQTYVSQGAFTIKAQLSKGAFGDGHNH; this is encoded by the coding sequence ATGAAAACCAAATCTTTGATTTTAACTTCCTTAATGGTCGGGGCACTCGCTTTCGCTGCGGCCACCTGGGGGCCGATTCCGACTCCTGCCCTGGCCCAGACCGTCCCTGATCACGATAGTCACGAGGATGCGGACCACTCCGAACAGGAGAAGGACGGGCATGCCGATGAGGGGCATGAATCCCTCCAAGGGGATAATGACAGCCACGATGAACCTGGCGGGGAAGACGAGCACGGCGAAGAAGTGGTCCGTCTATCCGCGGACGAACTAAACGAATTCGGCATCAAGCTGTCCACCGCCGCTGCGGGCCCCCTCGACCAGTATGCGGAATTGCCTGGCGAGATCGTGCTCAACGCCGACCATCTGGCTCATGTGGTTCCCCGGATCTCCGGAATTGTGCGCGAGGTGAGAAAAAGCCTTGGTGATTTGGTCAAGGCCGGCGAGGTTTTAGCGGTGATTGATAGCCGTGACTTGGCTGAGGCTAAGTCTGCGTATCTTGCGGCCAGCGCGCGCCGCAATCTGGCTCAGGCCAAGTTCGACCGGGAGGAGCGGCTGTGGCAGAAAAAAGTCACCAGCGAACAGGAATACCTCGACGCACGTCAGGGCCTTGCCGAAGCGCGGATCGAAATGAACTCGGCGGAACAGCAACTGCACGTCCTGGGTTTCTCCGATACCTACATCAAAGAGCTTCCCCGACATCAGGATATCACCTATACCCGTTACGAAATCCAGGCCCCCTTTGCTGGCACCATCATTGAAAAGCACCTGACCTTGGGTGAAAGCGTCAACGAGGACGCTGACATATTCACCATCGCTGATCTCTCCTCGGTGTGGGTCGATATTAATGTCTACCAGAAAGACCTGGCCCAGATCCGCAAGGGACAAAACGTGGTGATCGAGATCGGTCATGGCATCTCCGAGGCGACCGGCAAGATCTCCTGGGTTGGTCCGCTGGTGGGTGAGGCGACCCGCACCGCCAAGGCTCGGGTGGTTCTCGCCAATCCTGACGGCACCCTGCGCCCAGGCCTATTTGTGACTGCCCAGGTGGCGGTTGCCGACACACCCGTCGGGATTGTCATCCCCAAAAGCGCCCTGCAGACTTTCGAAGGGCGCACCGTGGTCTTCGTGCAGGATGAGGATGGTTTAGAACCGAAACCGGTCCAGACCGGCCGGGAAAACGCCTCACATGTGGAGATCGTTGAAGGGCTCAAATCCGGACAGACGTATGTCAGCCAAGGGGCCTTTACCATCAAGGCTCAGTTGTCCAAGGGCGCTTTCGGCGACGGTCACAACCACTAA
- a CDS encoding TlpA disulfide reductase family protein, with product MRYFILISLLVFIGVGAYNYFNLPSTTAVVAGNPAPGFQLEDTNGNKVSLSALRDKVVLVNFWATWCPPCKEEMPSMARLNKLMADEDFVMLAINVEKDGRAVVPDFLKKNPHEFTVLYDDQGTVQQQYGVYKFPESFIIRKDGIVDQKIIGVIDWSNPKTVAYFKNLTKG from the coding sequence ATGCGTTATTTTATCTTGATTTCATTACTCGTGTTTATAGGCGTCGGCGCCTACAACTACTTCAACCTTCCCTCAACAACAGCGGTTGTTGCAGGCAATCCGGCTCCGGGCTTTCAGCTCGAAGATACCAACGGCAATAAGGTTTCCTTGTCCGCATTGCGCGACAAGGTCGTCCTGGTGAATTTCTGGGCGACCTGGTGCCCGCCCTGCAAAGAAGAGATGCCTTCGATGGCGCGGCTGAACAAGCTGATGGCCGACGAAGATTTTGTCATGCTGGCGATCAATGTGGAGAAGGACGGCCGCGCGGTGGTTCCTGATTTCCTCAAGAAAAATCCCCATGAGTTTACCGTCCTCTATGACGACCAGGGCACCGTGCAGCAACAATACGGCGTCTACAAATTCCCGGAATCCTTCATCATCCGTAAAGACGGCATTGTCGACCAGAAGATCATCGGCGTCATCGACTGGTCCAACCCGAAAACGGTCGCCTATTTCAAAAACTTGACCAAAGGATAA
- a CDS encoding CusA/CzcA family heavy metal efflux RND transporter encodes MEKIIRFVLHSRLLMSVLGVLVLAAGWFSYQQLPVDAFPDVTPALVQVFTETEGLAPEEVEKYVTYPVETAMNGLPNLKEIRSVSNFGLSVINVYFEDGTDIYFARQLVGERLQLAREEIPEGFGEPEMGPIATGLGQILFYVVEDETGQRSPEELREIQDWLIKFNLQTVPGVTEVLSLGGEVKQFQVKVRPVDLQRYDLAIGEVVEKVKANNSNVGAQFLVKNAEEYIVRSVGLAEQIGDLERIVLKVQDGTPVYLDQVADVVVGGEIRRGLATTNGTGEAVVGMVLKLIGTNTSTVIADVKAKLDEINTVLPTGVKVVPYYDQATLVEKCVKTVTDSLIFGVLLVAGVLLIFMGGFRASLVVALSIPFSIFFAFILMNLFGISANLMSLGGLAIAIGMMVDATIVMVENIDRMLREADPQDSRLSIIARACAEVGRPIIFAIAIIIIVFLPLFTLQGVEGKTFTPLAYTVSLAMLGSLLYALLLAPVAAQLLMRRPKAVANGEGPKESWIVRGLLKPYRPAVTLFVRRRSLAVGLALAMLVLGLLIFPRLGSEFVPRLNEGDLLIRATMAPSISLEESKETMLRFEKRLMAGFPEVTRVVTRVGRGEVGAHADPVNSAEAFVGLKPQDEWTSADNPDELYAKISEAFESFPGAQFNVTQPIAAAVDELLTGTKAELAIKIFGADMEILKEKASEIEAIIRAVQGAADVQKDQVTGTPQLRIRIDRKAIARYGINVEDVQNVIRTAVGGETAGQLFEGIRRFDILVRFAQNARNDAEAIKHILIAAPGGAKVPLDQLATIEEIVGPRQITRENNQRFITVQTNVRGRDIGSFVADGQKAIAEKVQMPPGYLISWGGQFELQQQANKRLALVVPVTLLIILFLLFMNFSSLKNTFLILLNIPLALVGGVVALWLTGQNLSVPSSIGFIALFGIALENGMILVTYLNQLLRDGIPIDEASIKGACLRLRPVLMTAVTTALGLIPLLVSSGAGSEVQRPLATVVVGGLVTSTILTLLVIPALYKWFAVKVEKEV; translated from the coding sequence ATGGAAAAAATCATCCGTTTTGTCTTGCACAGCCGGCTGCTGATGAGCGTGCTCGGTGTGCTGGTTCTGGCCGCCGGCTGGTTCAGCTATCAACAGCTGCCAGTCGATGCCTTCCCCGATGTCACCCCGGCCCTGGTGCAGGTTTTTACCGAAACCGAGGGTCTAGCCCCGGAGGAGGTGGAAAAATACGTCACCTACCCAGTTGAGACGGCCATGAACGGCCTGCCCAACCTCAAGGAGATCCGCTCGGTCTCCAACTTCGGTCTGTCGGTCATCAACGTCTATTTCGAAGATGGCACCGACATCTACTTTGCCCGCCAATTGGTGGGAGAGCGACTGCAACTGGCCCGCGAGGAAATTCCCGAAGGTTTCGGGGAGCCGGAAATGGGGCCGATCGCCACCGGTTTGGGGCAGATTCTGTTCTATGTGGTGGAGGATGAAACCGGTCAGCGCAGCCCCGAGGAGCTGCGCGAGATTCAGGATTGGCTGATCAAGTTCAACTTGCAGACGGTCCCCGGCGTCACTGAGGTCCTCTCCCTCGGCGGCGAAGTCAAACAGTTTCAGGTCAAGGTTCGACCCGTCGACCTGCAGCGCTACGACCTGGCCATCGGTGAGGTGGTCGAGAAGGTCAAGGCCAACAACAGCAATGTCGGGGCCCAGTTCCTGGTCAAGAACGCTGAGGAATATATCGTGCGCTCGGTCGGCCTGGCCGAACAGATTGGCGACCTTGAACGCATCGTGCTCAAAGTGCAGGACGGCACCCCGGTCTACCTCGACCAGGTGGCCGACGTGGTGGTCGGCGGTGAAATCCGCCGGGGCTTGGCGACCACCAACGGCACCGGCGAAGCGGTGGTCGGCATGGTGCTCAAGCTGATCGGCACCAATACCTCCACCGTCATCGCCGATGTTAAAGCCAAGCTGGACGAAATCAACACAGTGCTCCCCACGGGGGTCAAAGTCGTCCCCTACTATGACCAGGCCACCCTGGTCGAGAAATGCGTGAAGACCGTCACCGATTCCCTGATCTTCGGCGTGCTGCTGGTCGCCGGGGTGCTGCTGATTTTCATGGGTGGTTTTCGCGCCAGCCTGGTTGTGGCCCTCTCCATCCCTTTCTCGATTTTCTTCGCCTTCATCCTGATGAACCTTTTCGGTATCAGCGCCAACCTCATGTCGCTGGGCGGTCTGGCCATCGCCATCGGCATGATGGTCGATGCCACCATCGTCATGGTGGAAAACATCGACCGTATGCTGCGCGAAGCAGACCCACAGGACTCACGTCTTTCGATAATCGCCCGGGCCTGCGCCGAGGTCGGTCGACCGATCATCTTCGCCATCGCCATCATCATTATCGTATTTCTGCCTCTATTTACCCTGCAGGGGGTTGAGGGCAAAACCTTCACGCCACTGGCCTACACGGTCTCGCTGGCCATGCTTGGCTCCCTGCTCTATGCCCTGTTGCTGGCACCGGTTGCCGCGCAACTGCTGATGCGCCGGCCTAAGGCGGTCGCCAACGGCGAAGGGCCCAAGGAATCGTGGATCGTGCGCGGGCTGCTCAAGCCTTATAGGCCGGCGGTCACCTTATTCGTGCGCCGGCGCTCTTTGGCAGTGGGTCTGGCGCTCGCGATGCTGGTTCTTGGTTTACTTATTTTCCCCCGCCTCGGCTCCGAATTCGTGCCCCGCCTCAACGAGGGGGATTTGTTGATCCGTGCCACTATGGCGCCGTCGATCTCCCTGGAGGAGTCGAAAGAAACCATGCTGCGCTTCGAGAAACGGCTGATGGCCGGCTTCCCCGAGGTAACCCGAGTGGTAACCCGGGTGGGTCGCGGCGAAGTTGGAGCGCATGCCGACCCGGTTAATAGCGCGGAGGCATTTGTCGGTCTCAAACCCCAGGATGAGTGGACTTCGGCTGACAACCCCGATGAACTATACGCCAAAATCAGTGAAGCCTTCGAAAGCTTCCCCGGCGCCCAGTTCAATGTGACCCAACCGATTGCCGCGGCGGTCGACGAACTGCTCACCGGCACCAAGGCCGAACTGGCAATCAAGATTTTCGGCGCCGACATGGAAATTCTCAAAGAGAAAGCCTCTGAGATCGAGGCGATAATTCGCGCCGTTCAAGGGGCCGCCGATGTGCAGAAGGATCAGGTGACCGGCACGCCCCAGCTGCGCATCCGCATCGACCGCAAGGCGATTGCCCGTTACGGCATCAACGTGGAAGACGTGCAGAACGTCATCCGCACAGCCGTGGGAGGCGAGACGGCCGGGCAGCTCTTCGAGGGAATCCGTCGCTTCGACATCCTGGTACGCTTCGCGCAGAACGCCCGCAATGATGCCGAAGCCATCAAACATATCCTGATCGCCGCGCCCGGCGGCGCCAAGGTCCCCCTCGATCAACTTGCCACCATCGAGGAGATCGTCGGTCCGCGTCAGATCACCCGCGAGAACAACCAACGCTTCATCACCGTACAGACCAACGTCCGTGGCCGCGACATCGGTTCCTTCGTTGCCGATGGTCAAAAGGCCATCGCCGAGAAGGTGCAGATGCCGCCTGGTTACCTGATCAGCTGGGGCGGGCAATTCGAGCTGCAGCAACAGGCCAACAAGCGACTGGCCCTGGTGGTGCCAGTCACGCTGCTGATCATCCTGTTTTTGCTGTTCATGAACTTCAGCTCGCTTAAAAACACTTTCCTGATCCTGCTCAACATTCCCCTGGCGCTGGTCGGCGGGGTGGTCGCCCTGTGGTTGACGGGGCAGAACCTCTCTGTCCCTTCCTCGATCGGCTTCATTGCCCTGTTCGGCATTGCCTTGGAGAACGGCATGATTCTGGTCACTTATCTCAACCAGCTGCTGCGCGACGGGATACCGATAGATGAGGCATCTATCAAGGGAGCCTGCCTGCGCCTGCGACCGGTGTTGATGACCGCCGTCACCACCGCCCTCGGATTGATCCCTTTGCTGGTCTCCAGCGGCGCCGGCAGCGAGGTGCAGCGCCCCTTGGCCACGGTGGTGGTCGGCGGCCTGGTGACCTCGACCATTCTCACCCTACTGGTCATTCCCGCCCTTTATAAATGGTTCGCCGTCAAGGTGGAAAAGGAGGTTTAG
- a CDS encoding TolC family protein yields MRIGRFVLPVFLVVVMTSSAWSQGTDAFETTISATETEVSFSTKSSVVPEPGTKVLTLAEALSLALKHNQTLSAFDEEIRARDAAALQAGLLSNPVLGVEMENFAGKDALQGFDGAETTIALSQLVELGGKRLKRRQVATLEKDLAGWDYQSKKLDMLTATAMSFIQVLAAQEQVAQNEQLALLAEQTLGAVAARVEAGKVPPLEQTRAKVELASARTAAGKARRELVASRHRLVAFWGRERTDFSQVVGDLTTLAPLPAEETIQGLLGNNPDVARWGTELEQREASLNLARAQAVPNVTFSVGVRNLRESDNNALVAGIELPLPFFDRNQGGVGEARANLEKARRERLAAETETLTGLAEAWQSLSAAHLESTTLRDEILPGAQSAFEIAEFGYREGKFDFLVMLDAQRTLFEVKGQYLQALATYHQTRTELERLIGAPLEKLSETATQYIDLR; encoded by the coding sequence ATGCGCATTGGACGATTTGTCCTGCCGGTTTTTCTGGTTGTTGTCATGACATCATCCGCCTGGTCTCAGGGGACGGATGCCTTCGAAACAACCATTTCGGCAACCGAAACCGAAGTATCTTTTTCCACAAAATCGTCAGTCGTTCCGGAACCCGGAACCAAAGTCCTCACTCTGGCCGAGGCTCTGAGTCTGGCCTTGAAACACAATCAAACCCTGTCCGCCTTTGACGAAGAAATTCGCGCCAGGGACGCCGCAGCCCTTCAGGCGGGGCTGCTGTCCAACCCCGTTCTCGGTGTGGAGATGGAGAATTTCGCCGGAAAGGACGCCCTACAAGGCTTTGACGGCGCCGAGACTACCATCGCCCTTTCCCAGTTGGTTGAGCTGGGAGGGAAGCGGCTCAAGCGCCGCCAGGTCGCCACCCTGGAGAAAGACCTCGCCGGTTGGGACTACCAGAGCAAAAAACTCGATATGCTTACCGCCACCGCCATGTCGTTCATTCAGGTGCTGGCCGCCCAAGAGCAGGTGGCCCAGAATGAACAGCTGGCCCTTCTGGCTGAGCAAACCCTGGGAGCAGTAGCCGCAAGGGTCGAGGCCGGCAAGGTTCCGCCCCTGGAGCAGACCCGGGCCAAGGTCGAACTGGCCTCGGCTCGCACCGCGGCCGGCAAAGCCCGCCGCGAGTTGGTGGCGTCTCGCCACCGTCTGGTTGCTTTCTGGGGAAGAGAGCGGACCGACTTCAGTCAGGTGGTCGGTGATTTGACCACCCTGGCGCCATTGCCGGCCGAAGAAACCATCCAAGGCCTCCTGGGTAACAACCCCGATGTGGCACGTTGGGGCACCGAACTGGAACAACGCGAAGCCTCCCTGAATCTGGCTCGGGCCCAAGCCGTCCCCAATGTAACCTTCAGCGTTGGGGTCCGCAACCTGCGGGAATCCGACAACAATGCCCTGGTGGCCGGCATCGAGCTGCCCTTGCCGTTCTTCGACCGGAATCAGGGCGGTGTTGGCGAAGCCCGAGCGAATCTGGAGAAGGCCCGCCGCGAACGTCTGGCCGCCGAAACCGAAACCCTGACCGGACTCGCCGAAGCCTGGCAGAGCCTCTCCGCTGCCCATCTTGAGTCAACTACCCTGCGTGATGAAATCCTGCCAGGGGCGCAAAGTGCCTTCGAGATCGCCGAATTCGGCTACCGTGAAGGGAAGTTCGACTTTTTGGTGATGCTCGATGCCCAGCGGACATTGTTTGAGGTCAAAGGGCAGTACCTGCAGGCGCTGGCAACCTACCACCAGACGCGTACCGAATTGGAACGGCTGATCGGCGCACCGCTTGAGAAACTTTCAGAAACCGCAACCCAATATATCGATTTGAGGTGA
- a CDS encoding DUF4124 domain-containing protein, whose translation MTKRLTVTFIVLILLQIGLTPSGQAQIFSCVTKDGKRFFTDDPTLIPPDCRKVTTNEKAGDGELSVIDPPSISPALVRSLLIEINERREKQSQQLEEWKKNAGDLVSEYKASQTRLYRATRARTKSQIRQEIRDIKARRDALLANVTAAKLSFRDRGTVEEILAVIPLD comes from the coding sequence GTGACTAAACGACTGACAGTAACTTTCATTGTCCTTATTCTCCTTCAGATTGGGCTAACACCATCGGGACAGGCTCAGATTTTCTCCTGTGTGACGAAAGATGGAAAACGGTTTTTCACGGATGATCCCACATTGATTCCGCCAGACTGCCGTAAGGTAACCACCAATGAAAAAGCGGGCGATGGAGAGCTAAGCGTAATAGACCCCCCGTCCATCTCTCCGGCCCTTGTCCGGAGCCTGCTCATTGAGATAAACGAAAGAAGAGAGAAGCAGAGCCAGCAGTTGGAGGAGTGGAAAAAAAACGCAGGGGATTTGGTATCCGAATACAAGGCGTCCCAAACGCGCTTATACCGGGCAACAAGGGCGAGGACAAAATCTCAAATCAGGCAGGAGATTCGTGACATCAAAGCACGCCGCGATGCTTTACTCGCGAACGTTACTGCCGCCAAACTGTCGTTCAGGGACAGGGGAACGGTCGAAGAGATATTGGCGGTCATTCCTCTGGATTGA
- a CDS encoding cytochrome c biogenesis protein CcdA: MLQQTADITYWIAFTAGILSFASPCVLPLIPSYLTYITGLSFKQLDEAHPGAKVRLTVFLHTLCFVFGFSFIFILLGAIAGIASGQIQAFLREGLDWVAKIGGLLILLFGIHTTGLFSFRALLGDKRMHLHKRPAGYFGTFIIGIAFAAGWTPCIGPILASILMVAATSGQVGEGTILLTFYSMGLGLPFLFSGLLFHQFLGVFKRLRNHMRKIEIATGLMLITVGIMLMFGLLGPITMFFYRFIPVQG, from the coding sequence TTGTTACAGCAAACAGCCGACATTACTTACTGGATCGCCTTTACCGCCGGGATTCTCTCCTTCGCCTCTCCCTGCGTGTTGCCGCTGATCCCCTCATACCTGACCTATATTACCGGTCTATCTTTCAAACAACTGGATGAGGCCCACCCCGGCGCCAAGGTGCGTTTGACGGTCTTCCTCCATACCCTCTGCTTTGTCTTCGGCTTTTCCTTTATTTTCATTCTGCTCGGCGCGATTGCCGGAATCGCTTCCGGCCAGATTCAGGCCTTCCTGCGCGAGGGATTGGACTGGGTGGCCAAGATCGGTGGGCTGTTGATTCTGCTGTTCGGCATTCACACCACCGGCCTGTTCTCCTTTCGCGCCCTGCTCGGCGATAAAAGGATGCACCTGCACAAAAGACCGGCCGGTTATTTTGGCACCTTCATCATCGGAATTGCCTTTGCGGCCGGTTGGACCCCCTGCATCGGGCCGATTCTGGCGTCGATTCTGATGGTTGCGGCAACCTCCGGTCAGGTCGGCGAAGGTACCATTTTGTTGACCTTCTATTCCATGGGACTGGGGCTGCCCTTTTTGTTCTCGGGACTGCTCTTTCACCAATTCCTCGGCGTGTTCAAGCGGCTTCGCAACCACATGCGGAAGATTGAAATCGCCACCGGACTTATGTTGATTACGGTTGGCATCATGCTCATGTTCGGCCTGCTGGGGCCGATCACCATGTTTTTCTACCGGTTTATTCCGGTACAGGGATAG
- a CDS encoding thioredoxin domain-containing protein translates to MKYALIGISCIVLVIAFIVGSNYYKDLQVEKYGFMASQNAELFVRDHSPTLGSDNAKVYLVEFMDPACETCASFAPLIKKIMADNPGKIKLVLRYAPFHDGADNFVKILEAARMQGKYWETLDVMFKTQNVWASHHNYQPEKLWDVLPMAGVDIEQIKNDMHAPAIAKIIEQDMADVKTLNVQKTPGYFVNGKPLQTFGYKQLYQLIQSELDAKYQK, encoded by the coding sequence ATGAAATACGCACTTATCGGAATCTCATGCATAGTCCTCGTCATTGCCTTCATTGTCGGCAGCAACTACTACAAGGACCTGCAGGTTGAAAAGTACGGTTTTATGGCCTCACAAAACGCTGAGCTTTTTGTCAGAGATCATTCGCCAACCCTTGGCAGTGACAATGCCAAAGTTTACCTGGTTGAATTTATGGATCCGGCCTGTGAGACCTGCGCATCCTTTGCTCCCTTGATCAAGAAAATCATGGCTGACAATCCTGGCAAAATCAAACTCGTGCTGCGTTACGCTCCCTTCCATGATGGTGCTGACAATTTTGTCAAGATCCTGGAAGCCGCTAGAATGCAAGGAAAGTACTGGGAAACCCTGGATGTTATGTTTAAAACCCAGAATGTTTGGGCCAGCCACCACAATTATCAACCGGAAAAACTATGGGACGTTCTTCCCATGGCAGGCGTGGATATCGAACAAATCAAAAATGATATGCATGCTCCTGCCATTGCGAAAATCATCGAACAGGACATGGCTGACGTTAAAACACTGAATGTACAAAAAACTCCAGGTTATTTTGTCAACGGCAAACCACTGCAGACCTTTGGCTACAAACAATTGTATCAATTGATCCAATCAGAGCTGGACGCGAAATACCAAAAGTGA
- a CDS encoding P-II family nitrogen regulator translates to MREIKAYIKKHKLDVVIRSLRKLDGLTGISVIESCGYGIGWSSAKGEEQIDCRPGVKVEIMCRDDLVNEVVATIEKAAHTGLKGDGKIYVSTIEQAVRISTGECGEGAV, encoded by the coding sequence ATGAGGGAAATCAAGGCGTATATCAAAAAGCACAAACTCGACGTTGTCATCCGCTCCTTGCGCAAGCTGGATGGACTCACTGGCATTAGCGTCATCGAAAGCTGTGGTTATGGCATCGGCTGGAGTAGTGCCAAGGGGGAGGAGCAGATCGACTGCCGCCCCGGCGTCAAGGTGGAAATCATGTGCCGGGATGACCTGGTGAATGAGGTGGTCGCGACCATCGAAAAAGCTGCTCACACCGGCCTCAAAGGCGATGGAAAAATCTATGTGAGCACCATTGAACAGGCGGTGCGCATCAGCACGGGCGAGTGCGGCGAAGGGGCTGTCTGA
- a CDS encoding disulfide bond formation protein B, producing the protein MAQPDKATNTNWTLLFLCWLLVSVSATISIFFSSVLEYEPCVLCWYQRIFLFPLIFIFATGLFPTFDKSVIKYALPLTIAGGLIALYHTLLYAGIIPENIQPCSKGVSCTEKYIELFGFVSIPMMSFFAFSTLVTLLIVLKRRTSK; encoded by the coding sequence ATGGCACAACCTGACAAAGCAACAAATACCAACTGGACGCTGCTGTTCCTCTGCTGGCTGCTGGTCAGCGTCTCAGCCACGATCAGCATCTTTTTCAGTTCTGTTTTGGAATATGAACCCTGTGTCCTCTGCTGGTATCAGCGGATTTTCCTGTTCCCTTTAATTTTTATTTTTGCAACGGGTCTTTTCCCAACTTTTGACAAAAGCGTCATCAAGTACGCCCTGCCGTTGACTATCGCGGGTGGCTTGATTGCCCTTTATCACACCCTGCTCTATGCCGGAATTATTCCCGAGAACATCCAACCCTGCTCAAAGGGGGTTTCCTGTACGGAAAAATATATTGAGCTGTTTGGTTTCGTCTCGATCCCGATGATGTCATTTTTCGCATTTTCAACACTCGTAACCCTATTAATCGTTTTGAAGAGGAGAACGTCCAAATGA